The genomic region TCTCGTCCAGTTCGGGCACAACGACTCCAAGGTCGCCGATCCCTCGCGGTACACCGAGCCGTGGACGACGTATCAGGACTATCTCCGTCAGTACGTCGACGGGGCGCGGGCGCGGGGGGCGCGGCCCGTGCTGGCCACGTCCGTGGAGCGGCGGAAGTTCGACGCCGGTGGGGGTGCCGTGGGCACCCATGGCGATTACCCGCCTGCCATGCGGGCGCTGGCCGCGGGCGAAGGTGTGGCACTTCTCGACATTCAGGCTCTGTCGATTGCGTTGTGGCAGGAACTCGGGGTCGAGGAGACGAAGAAGTACTTCAACTGGACCGATGTCGAGCAGGACAACACGCATTTCAATCCGCCGGGGGCCATTGCCGTGGCTCGGATGGTGGCGGGTGAGTTGCTGCGTCGGCGGATTGTGGTGCGTCGGGATGTTCGGCGGCTCGATGAGGTGATTCCTGAGTCTTGGATCAGTTGGCCGGAGTCTTAGTACTGCACGCTGAAGGTTTGTTTGCGGCTGCTGGTCCGTTGTGGCTTGTCGCGCAGTTCCCCGCGCCCCTAAAGAACCTTGGCCCTCCCCGTTATGTTTTCCGCGGTCCTGCAAGAGGGCCGCTGGCCTCCGGGCCCGGCATGACTGTGTCCCCCTGTCGAACGGATGACCTGGGGGGTGGTGTCACCGGGCCCGGGAGGTGCCGTCGGAGACGCTGATGAGAGGTCCGGCCACCGCCCGGTCCGGCGCAATGCCGGGCAGTTCGCGGGCGGCAGGTCTGCATAACGTGGATGCGCGCGTACGACACCACTGCCGAGGCCGGCACGTTCAACTTCCCTGGAAGGGCGCGATGTTCGACACCCAAGACGTGGGCGTATTCCTCGGCCTGGACGTCGGCAAGAGCGCCCATCACGGCCATGGGCTCACGCCAGCCGGGAAGAAGGTCCTCGACAAGCAGCTGCCCAACAGCGAGCCGAAACTACGGGCCGTCTTCGACAAGCTGACCGCGAAGTTCGGCACCGTGCTGGTGATCGTGGACCAGCCCGCCTCGATCGGGGCTCTCCCCCTGACCGTGGCCCGGGACGCCGGCTGCGAGGTCGCCTACCTGCCCGGCCTGGCCATGCGGCGGATCGCCGACCTGTACCCGGGTGAGGCCAAGACCGACGCGAAGGACGCCGCGGTGATCGCGGATGCGGCCCGCACCATGCCGCACACCCTGCGCTCGCTGGAGCTCACCGACGAGATCACCGCCGAACTCACGGTCCTCGTGGGCTTCGACCAGGACCTCGCCGCTGAGGCCACCCGCACGTCCAACCGGATACGCGGCCTGCTCACCCAGTTCCACCCGTCGCTGGAACGCGTTCTGGGCCCCCGCCTCGACCACCAGGCCGTCACCTGGCTGCTGGAGCGCTACGGCTCCCCGGCCGCACTGCGCAAAGCCGGCCGCCGCAGGCTCGTCGAGCTCATCCGGCCCAAGGCCCCGCGCATGGCCCAGCGGCTGATCGACGATGTCTTCGAGGCGTTGGACGAGCAGACCGTCGTGGTCCCGGGCACCGGCACCCTCGACATCGTCGTGCCCTCCCTGGCCCGCTCTCTCGCCGCTGTCCACGAACAGCGCCGGGCCCTGGAAGCCCAGATCAACGCCCTGCTGGAGGCCCACCCTCTTTCCCCGGTCCTGACGTCGATGCCCGGCGTCGGCGTCAGGACCGCCGCCGTCCTGCTGGTCACCGTCGGCGACGGCACCAGCTTCCCGAGCGCCGCCCACCTGGCCTCCTACGCCGGACTCGCCCCGACCACGAAGTCGTCGGGCACCTCGATCCATGGCGAACACGCACCCCGAGGCGGCAACCGCCAGCTCAAACGCGCCATGTTCCTGTCCGCCTTTGCCTGCATGAACGCCGATCCCGCCTCCCGCACCTACTACGACAAGTGCCGGGCCCGCGGAAAGACCCACACCCAGGCCATCCTCCGCCTCGCCCGCCAACGCATCAGCGTTCTGTTCGCCATGCTCCGCGACGGCACCTTCTACGAACCCCGCCTTCCCCAAGCGACAGCTGCATGAACCAGCCCACAGGCAGGTCGATTCAGGTCAACGCCTTGTGTCGTCTGTCCACGCCGAGATATCTGCGGCAGCCCGTCGGACAGCGTCCTCCTGGTCCCGGGCGAGGTTCGCGCAGGCCGCTGCGACGTCCGGCACACCGTCCGGTCCCACGAGCGCGTCATGCACCCCGGTCTGCAGCCAGTCAGCCTGGTTGTCGTCAGCCTCGGCAACCGCGAGAGCGATGAGCCTTACGGCGGCCACCGTCCCCACCCGGGCCAGGGCCTCTGCCGTCTGTCGGATCACCGCCGTGTCCTCGACGTCCAGCAGCAGCCCCACCAGCGCTTCCGCAGCCTCAGAAACATCAGCGAAGGAAGCAAGGTCGCGCCCGGCACGAACACGTTGCGTCCACGAAGGAGACGACGCCTCAGCCAAGGCCGCCTCCAACCCACTCATCATCTCTGGCACGACCAGACAGTCTCATGCCCCACGAAGAAGAACGGACCCCAAGCCGAAGCTGCCCACACGCTTGACGAAGAACATAGAGGCACCCCCCCGTTTGGAAGGAACCCGCACTCATGCGTAGCCCTGTGTGGCATGCCCATGTCATTGCATGCCTTGCTGGATGTACCGCTCTCGTCCTCGGTGTCACCGGGACCGTCGCCCATGCCCAGGTTGCTCAAGCCGCCCAGGGACGTGACCTCGGGCGGGAGACCCTCCCCGTCAGTGACGGCTGGGGGTCCGAGGGCACCGGTACCACGGGCGGTGCCGCCGCCACCGCCGAGCACGTCTACACCGTCACCAACTGGGCCGAGTTCAAAGCCGCGTTGAAGGCCGGTGGTGACGCGCCGAAGATCGTCAAGGTCGAGGGGGTCATCGATCCGGTGGCCGAGGGCTGTGCGTCCTTCGCCGCCGCGGGGTACGACTTCGACGCGTATCTGGAGAAGTACTCGCCGGAGAACTGGGGGCTGGACAAGGACCTGTCCGGAGAGCCCGCCGACAGCCCGGAGGGACTACGGGCCGCCTCCGCCGTCAACCAGGACAAGGCGATCAAGGCGAACGTCCCCGCCAACACCACCATCGTCGGGGTCGGCAGGAACGCCGGGATCAGAGGCGGCAGCCTGCAGATCAAGGGCGTCGACAACGTCATCCTGCGCAACCTCACCATCGAGGCCCCGCTGGACTGCTTCCCGCAGTGGGACCCGACCGACACCGACACCGGCGCCTGGAACTCGGAGTACGACGCGGTCGTCGTCTACGGCTCCACCCACGTCTGGGTCGACCACAACACCCTGACCGACGGCCGCTACCCGGACAGCACACTGCCGACGTACTTCGGCCAGACCTACCAGCAGCACGACGGGCTCCTCGACGTCGTGCGCGGCGCCAACTACGTGACGGTGTCCTGGAATTCGGTCGAGGACCACGACAAGACCATGCTCATCGGCAACAGCGACAGCGCCGGACCGACCGACACCGGCAAGCTCAAGGTCACGCTCCACCACAACCGGTTCGAGGGCGTCGTCGAGCGCGCGCCGCGCGTCCGCTTCGGGCAGGTCGACGCGTACAACAACCACTTCGTGGTGACCAAGGGGCAGTCGTACGGATACACCTTCGGCATCGGTGCCTCCTCGCAGCTGTACGCCTCGGACAACGCGTTCTCGCTGCCGGCCGACGTCAGCGCGGCCAAGACCCTGAAGAAGTGGAACGAGGCGCCGCTCACCGCCGAGAACAACTACGTCAACGGGAAGCTGACGGATCTCATCGCCGTCCACAACGCGGAGATCCCGGGGGAGACCCTCCCGTCGGGGGCCGGGTGGACCCCGACCCTGCGGACGAAGGTCGACTCGCCGCGGGCCGTGCCGGGCATCGTCGGCGGCCACGCCGGTGCCGGAAAGGTCTGCTGACCATGACCCTTCCGGCACCGGTCAGCAGACGGTCGTTCGTCGTGGCGAGCGTGGGGGCCGCGCTCGCGTTGGGGGGTGCCTCCCATGCGAGCGCGGGCGGGCGGTCTCCCTTCGGGCGGTACGGCTCGCCGTCCGCCCGGTTGAACGAGCGCACCCTGTACGTCCACCCCGGAGGCCTCGGCGACCACACCACCGTCCAGGCCGCCGTGAACGCCGCGAGCAGCAGCGGATACACGCTGGTCATCGCCCCGGGCACCTACCGTGAGACGGTCGCCGTGAGCGTCGCCCGTACCGACATGACCTGGATCGGGGCCTCGGGTGAGGCGCGTGACGTCGTGGTCGTCTACGACAACGCGGCCGGTACTCCGAAGCCCGGCGGCGGCACGTACGGTACGACCGGCTCGGCGACCACCCTCGTGCAGGCGGACGGGTTCGCCGCGCGGGACCTCACCTTCGCCAACGACTGGCTGCGCGCCGACCACCCCGGGGTCAGCGGCACCCAGGCCGTCGCCATCAAGGTGCAGGGCGACCGGTCGGCGTTCGTGCGGTGCCGGTTCCTCGGGCACCAGGACACCCTGTACGCCGACTCGATGGCGCTCGGCACTTTCGCCCGGCAGTACTTCCGGGACTGTTACGTCGAGGGTGACGTGGACTTCGTGTTCGGGCGGGCCACCGCCGTCTACGAGAACTGTCACTTCCGGACGCTGATCAGGGACGACCTGACCGGGGCACCGTACGGGTTCGTCTTCGCTCCCTCCACCGCGGGCGCCAACCCGCGCGGCTACCTGGTGACCGGTGGCCGGATCTCCAGCGAGGCGCCGGACGCCTACTACAAGCTGGCCCGCCCATGGGTGCCCAGCTCCGACACCACCGCCCGGCCCATGCTCACCGTGCGCGGGACCCGCCTCGGTGCCGGGATCGACGCGGTCGCGCCCTACACCAACATGTCGTCGGGCTTCCCGTGGCAGGACCAGCGGTTCGCCGAGTACCGGAACACCGGACCGGGCGCCGTCATCTCCGTACCGGAGCACCGGCCCCAGCTCACCGACGAGGAGGCCGCGTCCGCCACCCGGGCCGTGTACCTCGGCGACTGGACCCCCTGGAAGGGGTGCTGACATGCGCCGGCGCACACTGCTCACCGGGATCGCCGGTGGCCTGGTGGCCGTCGGCACGACCCCCGCCTTCGCGGAGGCCCGCCGCCACGTCCTGCACGTCCGCCCCGGCGGCTCCGTCCAGGACGCGGTGGACGCAGTGGAGGGGGAGGGCTGGACGATCGTCGTGCATCCGGGCACGTATCGCGAAGTCGTCAACATCCCTGCGGAGAAGGGCGAGTTGACGCTTCGCGGCGCGTCCCGCGATCCGCGGGACGCCGTGGTCGTCTTCGACAACGCCAACGGCACCCCCAGGCCAGGCGGAGGCACCTACGGCACCGCGGGCTCCGCCACCCTCACCTCGGCGGCGCCCGGCCTGACCGTCCGCGACCTCACCCTGGCCAACGACTGGCTGCGCGCCGACCACCCCGACATCACGGGCACACAGGCCGTGGCGGCGTACGTCACCGGGGACCGGTCGCGCTTCGAGCGGGTCCGGCTGCTGGCCCACCAGGACACGCTGTTCGCGGACACCACCGCGCTGGACGCCTTCGACCGGCAGTACTACCGGGACTGTTACGTCGAGGGTGACGTGGACTTCGTGTTCGGGCGGGCGCGGGCCGTCTTCGAGCGGTGCCACTTTCACACCCTCGACCGGGACGTCACCTTCAGGCCGGAGGGCATGGTGTTCGCCCCGGCCACGGCGCGCGCGAATCCGTACGGCTTCCTGGCCGTGGGGTGCCGGGTCACCTCGGGTGCCGAGGACGCCGCGTACAAGATCGCCCGGCCGTGGGTGCCCTCGTACGAGACGACCGCCTGGCCTTCGCTCGTCGTGCGGGACAGCCGGCTGGGGCCCGGTATCGACGCGGTGGAGCCCTACATCAACATGCGCGAGGCGTACCCGTGGCAGACCATGCGCTTCCGCGAGTACGCCAACTCCGGTCCTGGAGCGGTGATTTCGGTACCGGAGAACCGACCGCAGCTCACCGACGCACAGGCCGAGTCGCACACCCGGGAGGCGTATCTCGGGGACTGGAGGCCATGTGAGCGTCGCCGCGCCTGAACGACTCCCCCGAACCGACCGCTCCCGACCAACTGCCCCTGAATCAACTGCCTTTGAACCGACTGTCCTTGACCAACCGCCCTTGACCAACCGCCCCTGACGAAAGGTACCCGCACTCATGTCCCGTCCTACCGCTCTGTCCTTGGGCGCGGCTCTCGCCCTCGGCCTCGGGCTCGCCGTGATCCCCACCCAGGCCCAGGCCGCCACCGTGGTCGTCAGCAACTCCACCGACCTGTCCAACGCCATCAGGAACGCCACGGCGGGCACCACCATCCAGGTGCGCGCCGGTACGTACTACCCGACGGCCACCCTCCAGTCGACCGCCAACGGCACGTCCTCCAGCCGGATTTATCTCCAGCCCTACGGCTCCGAGATCGTGAAGATCGACGGCTCGAACCTCCCCGACGGGGACTGGATCTTCAAGCTCACCGCCGACTACTGGACCGTCTCGGGGATCACCTTCCAGAACTCCCCGGACAGCGCGGTCGTCTGCCAGTCCTGCGCCTCGACCGTCTGGGACAACATCAAGACCATCAACGGCGGCGACTCCGGCTTCACGCTCACCGGGGACAGCACCACCAACAACACCGTCCGGAACATCGACAGTTATGGCCACTATGACGCCGCCACCCACGGTGAGAACGCGGACGGCATCGCCATCAAGTTCGGTTCGGGCAGCGGCAACCTCGTCACCGGGGCGCGCCTCTACAACAACTCGGACGACGGCCTGGACTTCTGGTCGTTCTCGTCCCCGGTCACCGTCGAGCACACCTGGGCCATGGGCAACGGCAGGAACCGCTGGTCGGACTCGGCGTTCGCGGGCGACGGCAACGGCTACAAACTGGGCGGCGACGGCGAGGTCGTGGCCCACGTCCTCAACAACTCGGCAGCCTGGGACAACGCAGGCAACGGCCTTACCGAGAACGGCAACAAGGGCGCCATCGTCATCAACCGCACGACCGCCTACGCCAACGCCAAGTGGGGCTACTACTTCGCCACCGGCGCCGCCAGGCTCGGCAAGAACCTGGCGGTCGGCAACGGCGGCGGCTCGGTGAACAAGGGCACTTCGGTGGTCTCGGCCGGCAACAACTGGGACTCGGGCGTATCGACGCCCGCCTTCCGGTCCACCAACGCGTCGACCACGTACAACGCCCGCCAGTCCAACGGCGCGCTGCCCGTGACCACGTTCCTCACCACGGGCAGCACCACCATCGGCGCGACGATGGACTGAGCCCCTCAGCCTCTCAGCCTTGCCGAACCGGCCTGATCGACTCCAGGGTCGGCACCACCGGCTTGATCGTGCCGTCGGCCGCGAACTTCATGCGGTCGATGGTCGTCTCCCGGTGCATGCCGTCCCCGCCCGCCAGGCCGGGCCCGTTGAGGCCGAACCGGTGGTAGACCATGTACCAGTCGTCCGTGCCGGGGGCGTTGACCACGGAATGGTGGCCCGTGGCGAGGATGCCGTACTCCGGGCGCTTGGAGAGGATCGTGCCCCGCTTGGTCCACGGGCCGAGCGGGGAAGGACCGGTCGCGTAGGCGACGTGGTAGTTCTCGCTGCGGGTGTCGTCCTCGGACCACATGAAGTAGTACGTCCCGTTGCGCTTGACCACGAAGGAGCCCTCCCGGAAGTTGTCCGGGGTGATGTCCTGGATCTTCGACGCGTCGAACGACACCATGTCGTCGTTCAGCGGGACGACGTAACCGCGGCCGTTGCCCCAGTACAGGTACGACGTTCCGTCGTCGTCCGTGAAGACCGCCGGGTCGATCATCTGGCCTCGCAGCGAACCGCCCTTCGCCACCAGGGGTTTGCCGAGGGCGTCCTTGAAGGGGCCGGCGGGGGAGTCGGCCACCGCCACGCCGATCTGCTGCTCCGCGCAGAAGTAGAAGTAGTACTTGCCGTCGCGTTCGGCGATCGCGGGCGCCCAGGCGTTCTTGTCCGCCCAGGACACATCAGGACCCAGGTCGAGGATCTCGCCGTGGTCCTTCCAGTGGACCAGATCCTTTGATGAGAAGGCCTTGAACTTCGTGCCGCTCCAGCCCGGGAAGCCGTCCGTCGTCGGATAGATCCAGTAACGGCCGTCCAGATACTGGATGTCGGGGTCGGCGTACAGCCCCGGCAGCACCGGGCTACGGGTGGCCACGGCCTCGACGGTCCAGGTGCGGACGGTCCCGTCGGCCGCCGTCACCTCGTACTTCCGCGGTTTGCGGAAGTCGCGTCGCGTACCGGACGCCGGGCTCACCGTCGCGCCCTCACCGAGCCAGAGCTTCGGCGCGAGCCTCGACCTGTCCTCGCCCGGCATCATCGGCAGTACGACCTTCGAGGAGGCCTCGGTGACGACCGCGTACGCCTTCTGGTCCTTCACCGTGGCGTCCGTGATCGAGGTGCCGCTGACCGGATATGCGGCGAGCAGCCGGTCGTACTCCGCCTGCGTGACCGGCATGACCGTGCCGTGCCGCGGACTCGCGGGCAGTTGGTAGTTCTCCGACAACGTCCACCTGCCCGAGTCGAGGTCGGTCGTCTCGAAGGGCACGTAGCCGCGGCCGCCGTACTCGTCGATGAACAGGTACCACTTCTCCTCGGTGTTGGACTTGAAGACCGTCGGGCCCTCCCCGCGGTCGATCGAGCCACTGCCGACACAGTCCGCCACGAAGTCGTACGAGGTGTCCGTGAGCGTCGTCGACTTCTCCGCGGTGATGAACTTCGAGCAGGGGTTGGAGGAGGTGGGGTCCCGCTCGTCCTTCGTGTAGCGGTAGTAAGTGCCCCTGTGCTTGACGACCGTTGAGTCGATCACCGAGTATCCGGGGTCGTCCCAGACCTTCGGCTCGCTGAAGGAGCGGAAGTCCTTCGTCGTCGCGTACAGCATCTTGTTGTACGTGGAGCCGGTGTGGTCCGGGTCGTCGGCGGCGTACAGCTTGGACGCCCAGAAGACGACGAACTCGCCGAGCGTGTCGTCCCAATAGGCCTCCGGCGCCCAGGTGTTGCCCGCGCTGTCCGGCGAGACCCTCACCAGGCGCTGGTCGGTCCAGTGGACCAGGTCGGTGGACTCCCAGACCATGATGGACTTGCTGCCGTGGCGCTGGACGTCGTCCCAACTGCCGCTGGAGTTCTGGTACATGCGCAGATCGGTCGCGATCATGTAGAACTTGTCGCCCTCGGGGGAGCGGATCACGAACGGGTCGCGCAGGCCCTTCTCGCCGGTCGTGGAGGTGAGCACCGGCTTCCCGCCGTTCAACTCCCGCCAGTGCAGCGGGTCGTTGCCGCGGCTGAGGGCGTAGCGGATCTGCTCGCCGTCCGCCGTGCCCTCGCCGGTGAAGTAGGCGAAGAGGTAGCCGGCGTACTTCTGCTTGGTCACGTGAGGTGCTCCGCGTGGTGCTTCGGGTGAGGCTTGGGGTGGCGCTTGAGGTGGGGCTTGGGAGGGGGCTTGAGGCTGGGCCGCCGGGCTCGGTGGGGCGGCGAGCAGGCTCAGGAGGAGGGCGAAGAGGGGGATCAGGAGCGTGCGAACGGTGCGGGAACGCATGACACATCCTGTGGGGGTCTGGTGGATTCTGTTGGGGTGGACTGCCCTCGGAGTGTCACCAGTGGCGGACGGGGCGTCAATCGGTCGGCGCCGGTCCGGGCTGAGCGAAAGTTTCGGTGCGTTTGTCGGGTGCGGGTGCGTCGTGGCTGATCGCGCAGTTCCCCGCGCCCCTGGGGTGGATGGGGCGCGGGGTGGCCTTGAGGCGCGGGTCAGCGAGCCGGTGCTGTCCTTCTCAGGACAGCAGGCCCTGCGCGGTCGTTCTCAGGCCAGCAGGTCCAGGCAGTCGAAGGACGTGCCCGGGCTCAGGAACGCCGAACCCGTTGAGCCGCTGACGATGTTCAGCTTCAGGACGTTGTACTGACTGGTGTCCGACTTCCAGGCGGTTGCCGGGATGTTGTACGTGAACGTGTGGTTGTTGCCCCGGTACGAACCCGTGGTGAGGGATCGAGTCGCGGGCTGGGATGGCGGCGAAGGGATCGCCGATACCCAGTCGTTGACCGTCACGCGCGGGCGGCCGTTGATGTAGGCCGTCGTCACCCCGACGCGCAGGGTGTGCGCGGCGGCCGCCTGTGCCGCGGTCAGCTTGAAGTAGACGAGGACGCCGTCGTTGACGTCCTTCCACATGTAGCAGGGGAAGGACGCGGCCTCGCTGCCGCTGCCGATGGTGACGTTGCCGGTCCATTTCGCGGCGCGGCCGTCGGACGGGTGCGCGTACGTCATCAGGTCGGCGTTCTTGAACTCGCCCGGTGTACCGTCCCAGTCGCCGAGCCGCCAGAGGGTGCTCGCGGTGCTCGGATCGCCGCTGATCGTGATGCTGTTGAGGGCCGTCGTGCCGCCCGCGCTCACCGTCACCTCCCGCGTGTGGACGGCGAGTTCGCCCTTGTGGACCGTCAGTGTGTACGTGCCCGGCAGCATCCCGGGGCACGAGAAGGCACCCGTGCCGGCGGCGGCCTTCGCCCAGTACTGGGCGGCGGAGTTGGCGAGACCGACCGTGTACGCGTAGTCCGCGTCCATGCCCTTGAGGCCGACGCCCGCCACCTTGCCGCGTCCCGACTTGCCCACCCAGCCCGTGATGCCCAGGCCGTCCACCCACGACGTGTCGAGGTTGGCGTGGAAGAGCGAGGAGGAGGGCGCGCCGCCGTCGGTGAAGCTGAGCACGTACGGGCCCTGCAGGCCGTACCGCTCGGGCTCCGTCTGCGACTGGTTGTAGTGCAGGATCTCGTAGAGCGCCGCGCTGGTGGAGTTGGTGTGCCGCAGCAGCGAGCGGTAGAACGGGCCGCCCGAGGCCTTCTCGTGGTTGGACCGCACCAGCCACAGCGCGGCCGAACCGGTGGTGAAGCCGATGTGCTCGTAGTCCATGACGCGCTTGCCCGAGTAGTGCTTGGAGTGCGTCGTGCCGTCCGAGCGGGAGAAGACGTCCGAGGCCTCGATGGTCGTGTCGGACGAAGTCCAGGCGTCGGCACCCGAGTTGGGGAAGATGCCCGGCTTGATGCGGACGATGAACCGGGTCGCGGTGAACGATGAGTCCGCCTTGTCGGTCCACAGGTAGACGTTGTTCTGGCCGCTGCGGGCCGCGATCCACTGGGTGATCGCCCCGTGCGCGACCTTCACCAGGATCGTCGAGCCGACCTGCTTGATGGTGACCGTGGAGGCGCCGAGCCCGGTCTCGACGTGTGAGTGCTTGCCCTCGAAGCCCTCGTACTCCTTGCCCTTGTAGACCAGCGAGTTGAGGTCGCCGGTCGACTTGGACACCTTGAGGACGAGCGAGGCGCCCGTGTCGATCACGTAGTTGGAGCCGTCGTCCGTGTAACCGAACGTCGCGGCCGAGGCCGAGGACAGCAGCCCGGTACCGGCCACGACCGCCGCGCCGGTGCCGGCCACTCCCGCGGCGGACGCGGCGAGCAGCCGACGACGGGTGAGGTGTTTCTTGTGCGTGCTCACGTGCGGTGCTCCTGGTCGTACGTCACTGGTAAGTGAGGTCGGAGGCGGTGTAGTTGCAGTGCGTGCCGTCGGGGCCCGAGCCGTTCGTCGACGGCTCCGCACCCGTGTTGTTGCCGATGTACTTCTGGCACGGGACGATCTTCTTGCCGCTGTCGCCGATGATCGTGACGGCCCGCAGGGCCGCGGTGTCGCCGTAGTTGGTGTTGATGCCGACCAGCCGCGAACCCGGCGCGGTCACCTCGATCGTGTTGAAGATCGCGGTGCGCTTGTACTGCGTCGAGCAGTTGCCGCAGGAGCGGTACAGGGTCGTGAAGTCCTGGGCGGCGAACTTCGAGACGACGAGCTTGCCGCCGCCGTTGTGCTGAAAGACCTTGTCCGCGGCCTTCCTCGCGCCGCCGCCGTACACGGTGTAGGTCGCCGCATTGCCGCCGCGGAAGGTGGCGGCGTCCTCGCCGACGTCCTCCCACCAGACGTTCTGCAGATTGCAACTGCCCTGGCAGTGGATGCCGTCGGCGCCGGGCTTGCCGATGATGACGTTCTTCAGCGTCGCGCCGTCGGCGAGCCGGAAGATCGGGTCCTGGCCCTCCTCCTGGCCGTCACCGGCCAGATCGCCGCTGCCGTAGTAGCGCTTCATACCGCCGTCCCGGGTCCCCGACACGGCGATCGTCGCGGAGACGGCCTCGCTGCCGTTGGCGGTCGGCCAGGTGGTGGCGGCGCTCGCCGACGACATCATCGAGCTGGTGACGATCGCGGCTCCGGTCAGGGCGAAGGCGGAGAGACCGCCGACGACGGCGCGCCGCCGACCGGCCCTGCGACCGTGACGTGCGCGCTGTTCCGGTTCCATGCGTGAAGCCATGTCCCGATTCCTTCAGGTGGGGGGAGAGACCTTGCTTCTCCTGGTCGCCACCCGGAAGGCGGGGGTTGCCGCCCGTCGGAACTTTTTTACGAGCCGCCGTCGGACTGGTCGGACACGTCGGACACGTCGGACGCGTCGGACTACTCGGACCCTTCGGCCGCGAAGTCGCCCGCCACGCCCAGCTGTTCGTCCCCGGCCCGCGCGCCGGCCGTGTAGGTGTCGTCCCCGGCGTCACGGCCGCCGCGGTCGTGGTCGTACTGGCCGGCGAACACCCACTCGCCCGGCCACACCGTGCGGCCCGGCTTGAGTACCCAGGTGTAGACGAGGAAGCCGTCCTTTTCGGTGACGGTCGCCGTGAAGTCGTCCTCCGGCGCGGAGCGCCAGGCCCCCGCCGACGTGACCCCGCCGGTCTGCTTGACCTTCAACACGACGGTGAGCGCGGTGAGTTGCTTGCTCGTCTTCAGGGTCACATTGCTCTGCGCCCAGAACTCGTTGCTGTGCGTGTCGACCGAGCCGTCCGACCACAGCGGGCCGTTGGTGTCGTCGGCGTTGTCCGCGTTCGCGGGCGGAGCGGCCGGGGCGGACGTCTTCGGCTTGCCCGTCGGGGAGTTCGGCGTGCTCGGCTTGTCGGGCGGGGGCGAGGACTCGGCCGGGTCCGGCGGGACCGGGGCGCGGGTCGTCGTCTGCGGCGTCGGGTCGGGGGTCGGGGAGACCGCGACCGTCTGGTCGCCGGGCTTGTCGTCCTTCACCGCCGAGGCGACCGCGTAGCCGCCCACCGCGAGCACACCGGCGGCGGTGGCCGTGGCGCCGACGACACGGAACCAGCCGAGCGGGGACGACCGCGGAAAGGGACGCCGGGCACTCTCCGTGCCGGCCATGCCGCGTTCGACCCGGGCCAGGATGTGCGCGCGGTCGGGCTCGTACGCCTCGGCCGCGTCCCGCAGCGTGGCGCGCAGTTCCCCGTGCACGTCCTTCATCGTTCACCCCCTTCGGCTCCGGTGGCACGCAGCGCCGCCGCGTGCATCCGCCGCGGGGCCTCCTGGGACCCCAGCAACCGCTGCAGTTCCGCCATCCCCTTCGATGTCTGGCTCTTCACCGTACCCACCGAGATGCCGAGGGCGAGTGCGGTGTCCTTCTCCGAGAGGTCGAAAGCATGCCGC from Streptomyces sp. NBC_00878 harbors:
- a CDS encoding pectinesterase family protein, with product MRRRTLLTGIAGGLVAVGTTPAFAEARRHVLHVRPGGSVQDAVDAVEGEGWTIVVHPGTYREVVNIPAEKGELTLRGASRDPRDAVVVFDNANGTPRPGGGTYGTAGSATLTSAAPGLTVRDLTLANDWLRADHPDITGTQAVAAYVTGDRSRFERVRLLAHQDTLFADTTALDAFDRQYYRDCYVEGDVDFVFGRARAVFERCHFHTLDRDVTFRPEGMVFAPATARANPYGFLAVGCRVTSGAEDAAYKIARPWVPSYETTAWPSLVVRDSRLGPGIDAVEPYINMREAYPWQTMRFREYANSGPGAVISVPENRPQLTDAQAESHTREAYLGDWRPCERRRA
- a CDS encoding polysaccharide lyase family 1 protein; amino-acid sequence: MRSPVWHAHVIACLAGCTALVLGVTGTVAHAQVAQAAQGRDLGRETLPVSDGWGSEGTGTTGGAAATAEHVYTVTNWAEFKAALKAGGDAPKIVKVEGVIDPVAEGCASFAAAGYDFDAYLEKYSPENWGLDKDLSGEPADSPEGLRAASAVNQDKAIKANVPANTTIVGVGRNAGIRGGSLQIKGVDNVILRNLTIEAPLDCFPQWDPTDTDTGAWNSEYDAVVVYGSTHVWVDHNTLTDGRYPDSTLPTYFGQTYQQHDGLLDVVRGANYVTVSWNSVEDHDKTMLIGNSDSAGPTDTGKLKVTLHHNRFEGVVERAPRVRFGQVDAYNNHFVVTKGQSYGYTFGIGASSQLYASDNAFSLPADVSAAKTLKKWNEAPLTAENNYVNGKLTDLIAVHNAEIPGETLPSGAGWTPTLRTKVDSPRAVPGIVGGHAGAGKVC
- a CDS encoding IS110 family transposase, with translation MFDTQDVGVFLGLDVGKSAHHGHGLTPAGKKVLDKQLPNSEPKLRAVFDKLTAKFGTVLVIVDQPASIGALPLTVARDAGCEVAYLPGLAMRRIADLYPGEAKTDAKDAAVIADAARTMPHTLRSLELTDEITAELTVLVGFDQDLAAEATRTSNRIRGLLTQFHPSLERVLGPRLDHQAVTWLLERYGSPAALRKAGRRRLVELIRPKAPRMAQRLIDDVFEALDEQTVVVPGTGTLDIVVPSLARSLAAVHEQRRALEAQINALLEAHPLSPVLTSMPGVGVRTAAVLLVTVGDGTSFPSAAHLASYAGLAPTTKSSGTSIHGEHAPRGGNRQLKRAMFLSAFACMNADPASRTYYDKCRARGKTHTQAILRLARQRISVLFAMLRDGTFYEPRLPQATAA
- a CDS encoding pectinesterase family protein, with the protein product MTLPAPVSRRSFVVASVGAALALGGASHASAGGRSPFGRYGSPSARLNERTLYVHPGGLGDHTTVQAAVNAASSSGYTLVIAPGTYRETVAVSVARTDMTWIGASGEARDVVVVYDNAAGTPKPGGGTYGTTGSATTLVQADGFAARDLTFANDWLRADHPGVSGTQAVAIKVQGDRSAFVRCRFLGHQDTLYADSMALGTFARQYFRDCYVEGDVDFVFGRATAVYENCHFRTLIRDDLTGAPYGFVFAPSTAGANPRGYLVTGGRISSEAPDAYYKLARPWVPSSDTTARPMLTVRGTRLGAGIDAVAPYTNMSSGFPWQDQRFAEYRNTGPGAVISVPEHRPQLTDEEAASATRAVYLGDWTPWKGC
- a CDS encoding right-handed parallel beta-helix repeat-containing protein, producing the protein MSRPTALSLGAALALGLGLAVIPTQAQAATVVVSNSTDLSNAIRNATAGTTIQVRAGTYYPTATLQSTANGTSSSRIYLQPYGSEIVKIDGSNLPDGDWIFKLTADYWTVSGITFQNSPDSAVVCQSCASTVWDNIKTINGGDSGFTLTGDSTTNNTVRNIDSYGHYDAATHGENADGIAIKFGSGSGNLVTGARLYNNSDDGLDFWSFSSPVTVEHTWAMGNGRNRWSDSAFAGDGNGYKLGGDGEVVAHVLNNSAAWDNAGNGLTENGNKGAIVINRTTAYANAKWGYYFATGAARLGKNLAVGNGGGSVNKGTSVVSAGNNWDSGVSTPAFRSTNASTTYNARQSNGALPVTTFLTTGSTTIGATMD
- a CDS encoding rhamnogalacturonan acetylesterase encodes the protein MSLTRRQITTAALAAVPLAVAATGPAVAASPQGRPRERTLYIAGDSTAAQKYADAAPETGWGMALPFFLRERLAVANHAVNGRSSKSFIDEGRLDVILAAIRPGDLLLVQFGHNDSKVADPSRYTEPWTTYQDYLRQYVDGARARGARPVLATSVERRKFDAGGGAVGTHGDYPPAMRALAAGEGVALLDIQALSIALWQELGVEETKKYFNWTDVEQDNTHFNPPGAIAVARMVAGELLRRRIVVRRDVRRLDEVIPESWISWPES